In the genome of Lacerta agilis isolate rLacAgi1 chromosome 2, rLacAgi1.pri, whole genome shotgun sequence, one region contains:
- the LOC117042934 gene encoding ovomucoid-like, whose protein sequence is MKPSSFLLLTLMVFFLYSDVVVKASWEAKYCKGYPKSVCTKEYLAHCGSDGKTYDNKCYFCNAYIDSKRKLELKYYGECKKV, encoded by the exons ATGAAGCCaagcagctttctcctcctcactCTGATGGTCTTCTTTTTGTACTCAG ATGTTGTTGTTAAAGCATCATGGGAAGCG AAATATTGCAAAGGGTATCCAAAAAGCGTATGCACTAAGGAGTACCTTGCCCACTGCGGTTCTGATGGCAAGACCTATGACAACAAGTGTTACTTCTGCAATGCATATAT TGACAGTAAAAGAAAGCTGGAACTGAAATACTATGGAGAATGCAAAAAAGTTTAA
- the LOC117042935 gene encoding ovomucoid-like — protein MGCSEFTQAKGLVLCNKSYKPVCGTDDKTYASKCDLCRQNLESNKNVGVKYEGQCIQIQDYCKNYSPDQTFCPLNLMPHCGSDGKTYANNCLFCIDALKSNGALLLQHFGEC, from the exons ATGGGTTGCAGTGAATTCACACAAGCGAAAGGACTCGTGCTGTGCAACAAAAGCTATAAACCAGTCTGCGGAACAGATGACAAGACTTATGCCAGTAAATGTGATCTTTGTCGTCAAAACCT GGAATCCAACAAAAATGTGGGTGTGAAGTATGAAGGTCAATGTATTCAGATTCAG GACTATTGCAAGAACTATAGTCCAGACCAAACCTTTTGCCCCCTTAACCTAATGCCTCACTGCGGTTCTGATGGGAAGACCTATGCCAACAACTGCCTTTTCTGCATTGATGCCCT GAAGAGCAATGGGGCTCTGTTGCTCCAGCATTTTGGAGAGTGCTGA
- the LOC117042936 gene encoding ovomucoid-like: MKPGSFFLLTLMVFFLYSGAATEAINERKYCLGYPKGACTKEFNPHCGSDGITYDNKCIFCNAYIASRRVLRLRHLGECAKD, from the exons ATGAAGCCAGGCAGCTTTTTCCTCCTCACGCTGATGGTCTTCTTTTTGTACTCAG GTGCTGCTACTGAAGCAATAAATGAACGG AAGTATTGCCTTGGGTATCCAAAAGGGGCATGCACCAAGGAGTTTAATCCCCACTGTGGCTCTGATGGCATCACTTATGACAACAAGTGTATTTTCTGCAATGCATATAT CGCAAGTAGAAGAGTACTGAGACTGAGGCACCTTGGCGAATGTGCTAAAGACTAA